One window of the Terriglobales bacterium genome contains the following:
- a CDS encoding DUF4440 domain-containing protein: protein MRSTVLLLLLLVFLPAAAQRPRRPASPPASDQQAAQDRLLADQRAIARLQERDIAANTALDLDALIALTTDDVVLLPPGHAPVVGHEALRTFYGELLDRATDVQVLAYSENWEEVRIVGDFAFQWGTITERSKPSVSGAETTSAVHAMRMLARQPDGSWKIARAIWNAAPAPAASR from the coding sequence GTGCGTTCGACCGTTCTTCTCCTCCTGCTTCTCGTGTTCCTGCCTGCAGCCGCACAGCGGCCGCGACGCCCGGCTTCGCCGCCCGCGTCGGACCAGCAAGCGGCGCAGGACCGCCTGCTCGCCGACCAGCGCGCCATCGCCCGCCTGCAGGAGCGCGACATCGCCGCCAACACTGCCCTGGACCTGGACGCGCTGATCGCCCTGACCACCGACGACGTGGTCCTGCTGCCTCCGGGCCATGCTCCCGTGGTCGGCCACGAGGCGCTGCGAACGTTCTACGGAGAGCTTCTCGACCGCGCTACCGACGTCCAGGTGCTGGCCTACAGCGAGAACTGGGAGGAGGTGCGCATCGTCGGCGACTTCGCCTTCCAGTGGGGCACGATCACGGAGCGCTCCAAGCCCTCGGTCAGCGGCGCCGAAACCACCAGCGCCGTGCACGCCATGCGCATGCTGGCGCGCCAGCCGGACGGAAGCTGGAAGATCGCGCGTGCCATATGGAACGCCGCGCCTGCTCCCGCCGCCTCGCGCTAA